The segment CATCACTTTGGCAAACTGCTCACTGCCTTGCGCACCAGTATGGATAAAATGCTCATGCCAGTTGTCTTGCGGGTTTACGGCAACATGATTACCACCAGCAACAAGAATCGCTTCTTCTAATACGCGTAAAGCAAAGTCTAACTGCTCGTAAGAGATGATCAGTGGAGGGAGAAAGCGGATCACCGAACCATCTCTACCACCTTTTTCAACGATTAAACCGCGCTCTAAAGCCGCACGTTGAATACGCAGAGTCAACTCACCATCAGACGCTGGTTCACCAAACTTGTTCAGCTCAGCGCCGGGCTTACAAATTTCGATGCCGAGCATCAGCCCCATGCCACGCACGTCAGCAATGCAATCAACGCGGTTTTGGATCGCTTCTAGTCCATGACGCAAATATTGTCCCGCAACATGCGCATGTTGTACTAAGCCCTCACGCTCAATGATCTCGAGCGCTTTAGCGCCTGAAACCATTGCCAACTGATTACCGCGGAAAGTGCCGGTATGCTCACCTGGCAACCAAGTATCGTATTGCTTATTAATCACCAATAGCGACATTGGCAAACCGCCACCAATTGCTTTGGACAGGCAAAGAATATCTGGCTGGATGCCTGATGCTTCATAAGCAAAATGATTACCGGTTTTACCCACGCCGCATTGAATCTCATCAAAGATCAACAAGATACCATGCTCATCACAAATGCGGCGTAGCTCTTTGAGCCAAAACGCAGGTGCGGGAACCACGCCCCCTTCACCTTGCACCGGCTCAACAATCATCGCTGCTGGCTTCATAATGCCCGCTTCATCGTCGGCTAACAGGCGCTCGATATAACGAATACCCGCTTTAGCGCCTTCATCTCCACCGAGACCGAAAGGACAACGCAAATCATAGGGAAATGGCATAAAGTGCACATCAGACATCAATCCGCTGCGACGCGCTTTGGTATTAAGATTGCCCATCATCCCCATGGTGCCGTTGGTCATGCCATGATAAGCACCACGAAAAGCGAACATGGTATTACGCCCCGTGGTTTGTTTAGCCAGTTTGATTGCCGCTTCGACCGCGTCAGCCCCTGAAGGACCACAGAATTGAATCGCACAGTTTTCCGCAAGCTCTTGCGGAATAAAGCGTCTGACTCGCTGAATGAAGGTGTTTTTCGCTTGAGTAGTAATATCAAGCGTTTGGTAGGGTAACCCAGAATCTAGCTGCTGCTTTAAGGCGTGATTGATTTCCGGATGATTATAGCCAAGGGCTAAGGTCCCAGCCCCTGCCAGGCAGTCCAGATATATCTGCCCGCGAGTGTCTTCGACTAGCGCCCCAAATGCTTTTTGAATCGCGATAGGCAGTCGACGTGGATATGAACGAACTTGCGACTCAAACTGCTCTTGCTCTAGCAGAGTGTTGTCTAACGTAAGATCATAAATCCCTTCCACATGTGGGATCTGGGTAGAAAAATAGGATGCGATATTCTCAGTATCGACTTCAAAGGCTGTGCTCATGATTATTCCCTTGAACGTAACCGCTCGCACACATTTCAGATGTGCGAGATGTAACAGTACTTTCGCAAGCGACAGGCGTGCGAAATCCGTCCCATCAAATTGATGGATTACATGTCAAAAATAGGGATCAAGGCTCAGTAATGCTGCTGTTTTGAAGCACAGGGCATTTAGGTAGAACAAAGCTGATTTGTGTGTGTAAGTTATGTGGTTTCAATGTTGGGTTTCCCATTCACATGTCGCCGCCGCGACATTAGTATCCCGTCTATCGATAAAGGAATTATCGATACCTACCCTACGAGTACTCACTCAGCCCGAATGCGTACTCGCGTATCCCCCAGAATTATCTCCGAGATTGCGCGCGAAATTATCATAATTAGACATTTGTTGGCAATGACTTTTCACATTTCCAACACCATTCGCCATCAACGTTCACTTTTTGGTTTATATAAAGAGAACAATTAACGCATTTAACATATCAAACCGCTGGATATGCAATAAGTACAAATGCTTAGACACCTCTATTAATAGGCTCTTAGTAATTAAGCTAAAACTTAAGTACCAGTCTAATTTTGTTTAAAGTTACGCTATCGCAGTCGATTTCGGACAGTTATTTAATTCAAGTCACTTAAATTTCTCATTTTTAATACGATCTAATTTCTACTTTTCCAAACCGTCAACTAGTCTTTAGTTAAGCAATACATTGATTTAGTCAACAAACCAAATGCCATCTCTTGTCATTTTGCGTCGCATAGGGAGAGAATCGTGAGAATAACAACGACAATACTAGTTGGCAGTCTGTTCGCTAGTAACTATCTAAATGCTCAAACTTTAGAGCAGGCTGTTGCGTTAACTTTGGAAAATAATCCAGAGATAAAGCAAGCCTATAATGAATACCAAAGTGCGGTGAAAGAGCATGACGCTTCGGGTGGCGCTTATCTCCCAAGCATTGATCTCGATGCTGGTATTGGTTATGAAGGTATTGACCCTGCCGATTCTACAGGTCGAGAGGATACGGACTTAACCAGAAAAGAAGCCACGCTAAGTTTGACTCAACTTTTGTGGGACGGTAACGCGACCATCAATGACATCAGTCGTACAGGCGCTGATGCAGAATCCATCCGACTACAACTCATCTCTGA is part of the Vibrio ponticus genome and harbors:
- a CDS encoding pyridoxal phosphate-dependent class III aminotransferase, which produces MSTAFEVDTENIASYFSTQIPHVEGIYDLTLDNTLLEQEQFESQVRSYPRRLPIAIQKAFGALVEDTRGQIYLDCLAGAGTLALGYNHPEINHALKQQLDSGLPYQTLDITTQAKNTFIQRVRRFIPQELAENCAIQFCGPSGADAVEAAIKLAKQTTGRNTMFAFRGAYHGMTNGTMGMMGNLNTKARRSGLMSDVHFMPFPYDLRCPFGLGGDEGAKAGIRYIERLLADDEAGIMKPAAMIVEPVQGEGGVVPAPAFWLKELRRICDEHGILLIFDEIQCGVGKTGNHFAYEASGIQPDILCLSKAIGGGLPMSLLVINKQYDTWLPGEHTGTFRGNQLAMVSGAKALEIIEREGLVQHAHVAGQYLRHGLEAIQNRVDCIADVRGMGLMLGIEICKPGAELNKFGEPASDGELTLRIQRAALERGLIVEKGGRDGSVIRFLPPLIISYEQLDFALRVLEEAILVAGGNHVAVNPQDNWHEHFIHTGAQGSEQFAKVMNQTTAAMKQVFEQVDAPYSGVDPKLLEHAIKAVDLDNQQQSLTKVINDTAELVAKNSIIVQHPNCIAHLHTPPLMPSVVAEAMIAALNQSMDSWDQASAATYVEQRVIDWMCDKYHLGSESDGIFTSGGTQSNLMGLLLARDWIADRLAGHSIQKHGLPEFASKLRILCSKKSHFTVQKSASLLGLGENAVSCVDCEDNGTIKTAALEAEIVTLKEQGLLPFAVVGTAGTTDHGAIDNLAAIADIAKHHQLWFHVDAAYGGALILSQHKHRLVGIEQADSLSVDFHKLFFQTISCGALLLKEKANFKYLLHHADYLNREHDELPNLVDKSIATTKRFDALKVFMTMQSVGPQSLGNMYDHLIEQTQQVADLVRNHDEFELLAEPSLTTVLFRAVNPHVTDLDSLNQSLRLEALTRGIAVLGETVVAGKSALKFTILNPCLKISDFESLLNEVKSLAAELVK